A window of Limosilactobacillus sp. WILCCON 0051 genomic DNA:
GGTCGTTGTTGCACAATAACTTAGATAAACCAATATAAAAAGAGGGAAAACATTTATGGCAAGCAATAAGATTATCGGTATCGACCTTGGTACCACTAATTCCGCCGTTGCCGTTATGGAAGGTAACGAACCTAAGATTATTACCAACCCAGAAGGTGGCCGGACGACTCCTTCTGTCGTATCGTTCAAGAATGGCGAGGTTCAAGTCGGTGAAACGGCTAAGCGCCAAGCAATCACCAACCCAAACACCATTACTTCAATCAAGAGTCACATGGGCGAACCAGGCTACACGGTTGACGTTGATGGCAAGAAGTACACGCCACAAGAAATTTCGGCAATGATCCTGCAATACATCAAGAAGTACGCTGAAGACTACATTGGCGATACGGTAACTCAAGCCGTTATCACGGTTCCAGCCTACTTCAACGATGCTCAGCGTCAAGCTACCAAGGATGCCGGTAAGATTGCTGGTCTGGAAGTTAAGCGGATCATTAACGAACCAACTGCTTCCTCACTGGCATATGGTCTGGACAAGAAAGACAAAGACGAAAAGATCCTGGTTTATGACCTTGGTGGTGGTACGTTCGACGTTTCCATCCTTGAACTGGGCGATGGCGTCTTCCAAGTTCTCTCTACTTCTGGTGACACTCATCTGGGTGGTGACGACTTTGACCAAAAGATTATGGATTGGCTGATCGATGGCTTCAAGGCTGAACAAGGCATTGACCTGTCTCAAGACAAGATGGCTCTGCAACGGCTGAAGGATGCTGCTGAAAAGGCTAAGAAGGAACTTTCCAGCTCACAATCCGCTGAAATCAACCTGCCATTTATCGCGCAAAAAGACGGTCAGCCGGTACACCTGGACCAAACGCTGACGCGGGCTAAGTTCAACCAACTAACCAACGACCTGGTTGAAAAGACCAAGCAGCCAGTTATGAACGCTCTGCATGATGCTGGCTTGGACTTCAACGACATTGATGAAGTTATCTTAAACGGTGGCTCAACGCGGATTCCAGCCGTTCAAGAACTGGTTAAGGACTTGACTGGCAAGGAACCAAACCACTCCATCAACCCTGATGAAGCCGTTGCGCTGGGGGCTGCCATTCAAGGTGGGGTTCTGACTGGTGACGTTAAGGACGTTGTTTTGCTTGATGTTACGCCGCTTTCCCTTGGTATTGAAACCATGGGTGGGGTAATGACGAAGCTGATCGACCGCAACACGACGATCCCAACTTCTAAGAGTCAGATTTTCTCCACGGCCGCTGACAACCAACCAGCCGTTGATATCCATGTTCTGCAAGGTGAACGTCCAATGGCAGCCGACAACAAGACGCTTGGCAACTTCCAACTGACGGATATTCCACCTGCACCACGTGGCGTTCCTCAAATCAAGGTTACCTTTGACATCGACAAGAACGGGATCGTTAACGTTTCTGCCGAAGACCAAGGTACGCACAAGAAGCAAAACATTACGATCAAGTCCAACTCTGGTCTGTCTGATGAAGAAATCGAACGGATGCGCAAGGACGCTGAAGAACACGCTGAAGCCGACAAGAAGAAGAAAGAAGAAGTTGATCTGATGAATGAATCCGACCAGCTGATCTTCCAAACCGACAAGACCATTAAGGAACTTGACGGCAAGGTTTCTGAAGATGAGATCAAGAAGGCCAAGGACGCTCGCGATGCTCTGCAAAAGGCTAAGGATGCCAAGGACTTCGATGCGATGAAGACCAAGAAGGACGAATTAAACAAGATCGTTCAAGACTTGGCAGTCAAGCTCTACCAACAAGCTCAACAAGAAAACCAACAAAATGGTACTGACGGCAACAATGGCGGTGCTGACAACAATAACGGCAAGGGCGACGGCAAGACCGTTGATGGCGACTTTACTGAAGTCAACGATGACGACAACAAGTAGGCCAGTCAGCCGAAGCCGATTTAGATAAGCAAAAAGCCAAAGCCCCCCTAACGGACTTTGGCTTTTGCTTATTTATCGTGACTATGCTATAAAGTAAGAGAGAAAAATTGCGTTGCGAGGGATTTAAATGGCAGAGAAAAACTATTACGACATTTTAGGCGTCAAAAAGGATGCTTCAGACGCTGAAATCAATCGGGCCTATCGGAAGCTGGCGGCTAAGTATCATCCAGACGTCAACCATGAGCCGGGAGCCGAAGAAAAATTCAAAAAAATCAATGAAGCCTATGAAGTACTGCATGATCAGCAGAAACGGGCTCAATATGATCAGTTTGGCTCCGCTGGCCCTCAAGGCGGCTTTGGTGGCGGTCAAGGCTTCGGCGGCTTCGGTCAGGGCGGTTTCAGTCAAGGCGGCTTTGGCGATTTTGGCGATATCTTCAGCGATCTGTTTGGTGGCGGCCGTGCTCGTCGCGACCCCACGGCACCTCGCCAGGGACGCGATCTGCAGTACAACATGACGCTGGACTTTATGGATGCCATCTTTGGCAAGGAAACTACGATTAAGTACGATCGGGAAGCTGAATGCGACGTCTGCCACGGTTCAGGCGCCAAGCCGGGCAAGTCGCCTTCGACCTGTCATACCTGTGGCGGTTCCGGGGTTGTGATGCAGCGGCGGCAAACGATGATGGGAATGATGCAGTCTCAGACCGTCTGCCCAACCTGTCATGGTACCGGTAAGGAAATCAAGCCTGAAGATCAATGTGACAAGTGCCATGGCTCAGGTCATATTCAAGAAAAGCACAAGCTCAAGGTCAAGGTGCCAGCTGGGATTGATGATGGCCAGCAGATGCGTCTGCAGCACCAGGGCGAGGCAGGAACCAATGGCGGCCCATATGGTGATCTGTACATCGTCTTTACGGTAACGCCAAGCCGCGACTTTAAACGGGATGGCTCCACGATCTACGTTGATCAGGATATCTCGTTTGCACAAGCCGCATTGGGTGATAAGATCAAGGTCAAGACCGTACATGGCGATGTTGACTTAAAGATCCCGGCTGGTACGGAATCAGAAACCTCATTCCGGCTGCGCGGCAAAGGGGTACCGCACATCAATGGCAATGGCAACGGCGACGAGCATGTGACGGTTCACGTTAAGACGCCTAAGAATCTTAACAAGCGGCAAAAAGAAGCAATGCTGGCCTTTGCTGAAGCCAGTGGCGAACATGTTGCCGGCTACAAGGGCGGTTTCTTTGATAAGCTCAAGGATCGCTTTGAAGAAAAATAAGCCTAAAGATATAAAGAGCAAGACGCTGCGACACGCGGCGAATTGCTCTTTTTTCGATATTTGCACCGACCCAGTTTGAGTTGCCAACGGGATTTGATATACTGGTAGATAGACATTTAACGCAGAAAGTGAGCACAAAAAATCAATGAATCTTGAAGAAATGAAAGAACGCCAAAAGCACATTCGGAACTTTTCGATTGTCGCCCATATTGACCATGGGAAATCCACGCTGGCGGACCGGATCCTGGAAATGACGGATTCGATCTCTAAGCGGGAAATGAAGGCCCAGATCCTTGATGACATGCCATTGGAACGGGAGCGTGGCATTACCATCAAATTAAATGCCGTGGCGCTGACCTATCATGCCAAAGACGGTGAAGACTACATTTTCCATTTGATCGATACACCAGGGCACGTCGACTTTTCCTATGAGGTTTCACGCTCTTTGGCAGCCTGTGAAGGAGCTATTCTGGTTGTTGACGCGACGCAGGGGGTTGAAGCACAGACGCTGGCCAATGTTTATCTGGCATTGGACAACGACTTGGAGATCCTGCCAGTTATCAATAAAATCGATCTGCCTTCCGCTGACGTTGCGGGAACGAAAAAGCAGATCGAAGAAGAAATCGGTCTGGACTGCAGCGATGCCTGTGACGTCAGTGCTAAAACCGGTCTGGGCGTTGAAAAGGTGCTGGAAAAAATCGTTGCCGAAGTACCAGCGCCAACTGGTGATCTGACGGCTCCGCTAAAGGCACTGATTTTTGATTCCAAGTACGATGACTATCGCGGCGTGGTCTTGAGCGTCCGTGTCTTTGAAGGAACCGTCAAGAAGGGCGACCGCATCAAACTGATGAACTCTGGTACTGAATATGAAGTCGCTGAAGTCGGGATCAACTCGCCTAAGCCACTGGCCCGCGACTTTCTGATGGCTGGTGACGTTGGCTATATTACCGCGGCCATTAAAGACATTAAGGATACGCGAGTTGGTGATACGGTTACTGATGCCAAGCACCCAACTGACAAGCCATTAGCCGGCTATCGTCAAATGACGCCAATGGTTTACGCGGGGCTTTATCCAACCGACAACGCCAAGTTCAACGATCTGCGGGATGCCTTGGAAAAACTGCAGCTTAATGACGCGGCCTTGACGTTTGAGCCAGAATCCTCACAAGCATTGGGCTTTGGGTTCCGCTGCGGTTTCTTGGGACTTTTGCATATGGATGTCGTTCAAGAGCGTCTGGAACGAGAATTCAATCTGGACCTGATTACCACGGCGCCTTCCGTAACCTATCATGTCGATCTGCATGACGGCACGATGAAGGAAGTGGAAAACCCCGCTGAAATGCCAGATACTTCTTCTATCAAGGATATTAAAGAACCTTACGTTAAAGCGTCAATCATGGTGCCAAATGATTATGTCGGCCCAGTTATGGAGCTTTGCCAACGCAAGCGGGGCGAGTTTGACACGATGGAATATCTGAGCGAGACGCGGGTCAATGTGATCTATCATATTCCGTTGTCCGAAATCATCTTTGACTTCTTTGATAAGCTGAAGAGTTCCACGCATGGTTATG
This region includes:
- the dnaJ gene encoding molecular chaperone DnaJ, whose amino-acid sequence is MAEKNYYDILGVKKDASDAEINRAYRKLAAKYHPDVNHEPGAEEKFKKINEAYEVLHDQQKRAQYDQFGSAGPQGGFGGGQGFGGFGQGGFSQGGFGDFGDIFSDLFGGGRARRDPTAPRQGRDLQYNMTLDFMDAIFGKETTIKYDREAECDVCHGSGAKPGKSPSTCHTCGGSGVVMQRRQTMMGMMQSQTVCPTCHGTGKEIKPEDQCDKCHGSGHIQEKHKLKVKVPAGIDDGQQMRLQHQGEAGTNGGPYGDLYIVFTVTPSRDFKRDGSTIYVDQDISFAQAALGDKIKVKTVHGDVDLKIPAGTESETSFRLRGKGVPHINGNGNGDEHVTVHVKTPKNLNKRQKEAMLAFAEASGEHVAGYKGGFFDKLKDRFEEK
- the lepA gene encoding translation elongation factor 4, whose protein sequence is MNLEEMKERQKHIRNFSIVAHIDHGKSTLADRILEMTDSISKREMKAQILDDMPLERERGITIKLNAVALTYHAKDGEDYIFHLIDTPGHVDFSYEVSRSLAACEGAILVVDATQGVEAQTLANVYLALDNDLEILPVINKIDLPSADVAGTKKQIEEEIGLDCSDACDVSAKTGLGVEKVLEKIVAEVPAPTGDLTAPLKALIFDSKYDDYRGVVLSVRVFEGTVKKGDRIKLMNSGTEYEVAEVGINSPKPLARDFLMAGDVGYITAAIKDIKDTRVGDTVTDAKHPTDKPLAGYRQMTPMVYAGLYPTDNAKFNDLRDALEKLQLNDAALTFEPESSQALGFGFRCGFLGLLHMDVVQERLEREFNLDLITTAPSVTYHVDLHDGTMKEVENPAEMPDTSSIKDIKEPYVKASIMVPNDYVGPVMELCQRKRGEFDTMEYLSETRVNVIYHIPLSEIIFDFFDKLKSSTHGYASLDYEIDDYRVSDLVKIDILLNGDKVDALSFIAHRDFAEERGREITTKLKKIIPRQNFEIPIQAAIGSKIIARTNIKAYRKDVTARIHTGDPDRRAKLLDKQKRGKKRMKAVGRVEVPQEAFMAVLKTDEEIDEKKK
- the dnaK gene encoding molecular chaperone DnaK, producing MASNKIIGIDLGTTNSAVAVMEGNEPKIITNPEGGRTTPSVVSFKNGEVQVGETAKRQAITNPNTITSIKSHMGEPGYTVDVDGKKYTPQEISAMILQYIKKYAEDYIGDTVTQAVITVPAYFNDAQRQATKDAGKIAGLEVKRIINEPTASSLAYGLDKKDKDEKILVYDLGGGTFDVSILELGDGVFQVLSTSGDTHLGGDDFDQKIMDWLIDGFKAEQGIDLSQDKMALQRLKDAAEKAKKELSSSQSAEINLPFIAQKDGQPVHLDQTLTRAKFNQLTNDLVEKTKQPVMNALHDAGLDFNDIDEVILNGGSTRIPAVQELVKDLTGKEPNHSINPDEAVALGAAIQGGVLTGDVKDVVLLDVTPLSLGIETMGGVMTKLIDRNTTIPTSKSQIFSTAADNQPAVDIHVLQGERPMAADNKTLGNFQLTDIPPAPRGVPQIKVTFDIDKNGIVNVSAEDQGTHKKQNITIKSNSGLSDEEIERMRKDAEEHAEADKKKKEEVDLMNESDQLIFQTDKTIKELDGKVSEDEIKKAKDARDALQKAKDAKDFDAMKTKKDELNKIVQDLAVKLYQQAQQENQQNGTDGNNGGADNNNGKGDGKTVDGDFTEVNDDDNK